The Silene latifolia isolate original U9 population chromosome Y, ASM4854445v1, whole genome shotgun sequence sequence ctcatatcgtcttgggtgcaactgataggcgaatatcaattttgatattgttcataggccattttgctaggaccgaaggttaattctgaatcctttatactttgtttatgtattttgtacttttgtttatgactattgatcatcactgttaaattcgttataattcttcaatattaagggaagtatacagataatttcccacagatgagacaattatttaatgaagattaaataatattagttgagacgaattaactgtcaattcgtaaattaaatataataagttatatttaattaaatgtatgtaatgttagcttggacgaattaatctgttaattcgtaattaaatgtaatcggttatatttaatatcaacaagatgaatgtgtcatagtggtaatagtgagggtacacaaaccaagaggtcatgggttcgatcctcactagatgacaatttaacacattttatacatttttggaataaccaaaataaggaaataatactccttatttcggttatatgggccaaaaataagaaagaaaatatctaccctattactaACCTAATTCACGGTTTAAGTAGGTTAGAAGGAGATTATTTTTAGACCTAATTTTtctactcattctcttgcctcttctcatcagtaaaaaacacaaaaacctaaattttacagaaaattttggatcgattctagcataatcaaaagggcatatctcatatcgtcttgggtgcaactgataggcgaatatctattttgatattgttcttaggccgtatttgctaggaccgaaggttatttcttaatcctttacgatcttgtttatgcatttagttttatgactcgtatcatctcataaattcgttatagtccttattttTAAAGGGATGTATACTGATAAATCTCACAAAGAGAGACAATTGTaattaccaatttttttttttggtaaaatgtgagcttTTCATTAATAACCAATAAAATGGAGTCATTACAATGCATTTCAACAAACTATTTCTTGGTACACCTATACCAGCACAAACTATTTAAGCATACATGCCAATTTGAATGAGCCAAATTCTGTCAGCATGCCCAACCACAGAGGGGAGAAGCTGCTGTATCCTTGCTCTAATAATTCTCTGAACATCAGTACAAACTAGTTCAGGCCTAGTTAGTACCCCTTCCAATCTGCAACAATTCCTTTCCATCCAAATATAGTACCAACACGCCATCTTGGCCATATGACAGACATGCCTCTGCAAAACTGAACCAGTTTGAGGACCAACCAGTCCAATCTGTAACCAACACTCCACACCTTTCAGGATTCTGCTGCTGTAATCACACAGTCCAAACAGATGAGCATGAGTCTCCACATCCCGTTCACATATAACACATTGTTTAGTCTCTGCCACTCCTATAGAAAACAGCTTCTCCCTTGTATTCAAAGCTCCATGATGAATAAGCCATCCAATAAATGAATGTTTGGGCACACACCATGTATCCCACACTTCCCGATACCACCGGACAGGGGGTGTCTTGTCCCCGCAACCAATCGTAACACGAAGCGAATAGAATAACCTTTAGGATCACCAATCCAATGATTATTCAAGTATCCATTCTCGCATAATATCTTTAACCTTACAAatgttcctccaattccaattagaATCAAGAGGAGGTTGATAGGTACTCCAATCAGCACCTTTCATATAAACATGGTCCACCCATTGTACCCATAACCAGTCTGCCTTAGTATATATCCAATGCACCAATTTACCAACCACTGCAATATTTCACACCCCAGCTTCAATCACACCTAGACCACCACTCTTCTTGCTGCAGCAAATCTTTTTCCAGGAGACTAGAGGAGCCTTATTGTATTCAACCCCACCATCCCATAAATAATTTCGACACACTGCTTCAATTTTCTTGATAACCAGTTTAGGGATAAGAAATATAGATGCCCAATAGTTATGTAGGGTATTAAAAATAGAGTTAATTAGAGTTAACCTCCCTGCATAACTCAACTTTCTTGCACCAATCCCTCTAATCTTACCCACAATTTTATCAACCAACACATTACAATCATGAGTAGTGAGTCTACCAGCTTGAATTGGAATGCCTAAATATTTCACTGGTAAGGAGGCTTCTCTAAAACCAGATACCTGAATAATATCACCCCTGAGCTCCTCAGACACCCCATTAAACACCACTTCAGACTTGGCAGCATTAACTCTAAGGCCTGAGGTAGCAGAGAATGTAGCAAAAGCCCGCAATAATAACATAATAGACCTCACCTCACCCTTACAAAACATGAGTAAATCGTCAGCAAATAAGAGGTGGTTCAGTTTAAGAGTACCACACAATGGATGGAACCTAAAGAACCACTTCTGAGTTGCAAAATCCAGCACTCTAGTTAAATACTCCATGCAAATAGTAAATAGCAGAGGAGAAACAGGATCCCTCTGTCGTAATCCCCTCTTCCCCTTAAAATACCCAAACTGAGCCCCATTCAGATTCAATGAGAAAGAAGTGGACCTCACACAATTCATCACAAGCATCCTAAACTTCTCAGGAAAGCAAAGAGCATCAAGCATCTGATCAAGGAATTTCCATTCAATAgtgtcataagctttttgcaAATCAAGCTTGAACATACATCTTGGGGACACATGCTCTCTAttatatagccttaccaaatctTGGCAAACCAAGATATTCTCTAAAATGCTCCTACCTTCAATAAATGCTCCCTGATTCCTACTAATCACCTCAGGTAACACTTTAGCCATTCTATTACACAATGACTTGGAGATAGTCTTGTAAAGAACATTGCAAAGCAAGATATAGGCCGAAGTGTGTCACACTAGCAGCCTATCCACCTTAGGAATGAGAGTGATCACAGTAGCATTGAGTTGAGTTGTTGCGGTAACTTTCCAGTCTCAAAATAATTGATAACAGCTTCACACACTTCCTGGCCAATAACTCCCCAAGCATCCCTAAAGAACTGGCTTGTATAGCCATCAGGACCAGGTGATTTGTCCTTTGGGATACTAAACAGGCAAGTCTTCACCTCCTCAGCA is a genomic window containing:
- the LOC141630744 gene encoding uncharacterized protein LOC141630744, producing MGGPCLYERLFYSLRVTIGCGDKTPPVRWYREVWDTWCVPKHSFIGWLIHHGALNTREKLFSIGVAETKQCVICERDVETHAHLFGLCDYSSRILKGVECWLQIGLVGPQTGSVLQRHVCHMAKMACWYYIWMERNCCRLEGVLTRPELVCTDVQRIIRARIQQLLPSVVGHADRIWLIQIGMYA